CTTAGTACATGGGGTGTAGGCTCAACCAGGGTAGCTACTGGGGCGCCCCTAAAATCTAATGCAATTCTGCTGATGTTTAAATCAACATGTTATTGTCGAACTACAGCTAGCTTTAATCTGGGAGAATGTTTgactttttagatttttttatgacacaaGATGCTTCAACATCCTCTTGATCTAGATGATTTATTATGAATACCAAGAAGGCGTTTGTTTGTTACTGCACATATGCAGATCTTTTGAAGTAGAACCCTGCACTGTGAACAAGATTCCCACAGCAGCCATATATCACAAATCTCCATTGGgacatacatttttcacattttagggTTTTAACGACCCACTTTACCTAGATAGTTACCTCATTAGCCAGGTAGACAATAGTTAAGCTAACGTCCCTGCTAAATTCATAGCTGTAAAACTTGTTCCTAGGTTTGATAGGTAACTTTGTCAAAGTTTCCCTGGGAGAGTTTCCggcaaaaatcaaatcaaaatggcTGCTGGGAGAATCAGGTCAGTACGGTCAGTGTCCTTGGTCAGTACTCAACAtttcttcactttttattttccttggTGCGTAGGAGTTGTCTAGCCTCAAGGGACCCATACTGTGGCTGGACCAGAGGCAGCACCTGCTCCTTCCTGAGACCAGGCACAcggtgaggacacacacacacacacacacacacacacacacacaaacctgtgAGTTTCCTACCTCTGCAGACCTGCTGTCTGCAAACTCAGGACACGTTATATGTGAAGAATTGTATTGGTAACATTCCTGTATGTGGTACATGGAAAGTTCTGGAAAGCAACATGTTGAATACATACTTCACTTTATTATGTAAAATGAGGAGAATAAATCCTAAAAATCAAACAATGTCAGAGTGTTCTTGTAGTTCAAGAGACGTGGATTCAAGCTCCTGTGTCTGAAACCAAGACTTTAGATTTTAGTTTATTCCACAATGCCCCCTCAAGGAGAATCATGGAGATagttacaaaacaaaacaaacagaaagaacTGAAACAACGTGGACAGCGACACTTGTTGCTCAGTAATTGAAATCAAACTGTGGGCAAATGCAATACAATATAGAGGAAAATGACAagtaaagaaatgtcaaaaatggCTAAACAAACACACTCTGGTAAATAGTTACTTAAAATAAGCCAATACACTGTATCTACTACTAACATGGTGTCCGTATATTATTATAACAATATGATTTAGTTAAGTGTAAAAGGTTTTACTTCTTTATGTGTTTAAGGCTCTCATAGTAAAATAATGCAATTGTGGTCTTCACTTAAAGAGGTCATGTTTGTGCCAATGAACAAACTCTGATGATGCAAGAGACCACTGAACCACAGCACACATCCTctgtcatctatctatctatcatttaGTCAGGAAGTTTAAATAaagctgtaaaaataatggtatcatttttaaatgtagtttTGAATATGTAAAAGTTCAGATTAGTTTTTTATTGTataggtatatttattttattttgtaagatGTGTGGTGTATAGTATTTGATTTTAAATACCAACCTTTATCAATTAATAACAATAGTTTCACATTTTTTATATCATTATCATTTATAAATTTATATTCCCATAAACAATATGAAGTATTATTGGTATCAAAGTCAAACATTTTACTGTACCCAGTATCGCAATCCCTACTTCCAGCTCTCATCATCATCTGTGTGTCtgaccctgacctctgacctccctgAGGGATGGCAAGCAAAAGGAGAAAATCAATAATGGGATCAATAGTGTATCCTATTACACTGGATGTCACATCAGTATGTGCCATATCAATTTGATTGATTACTATCAACAAATGTCCCCATGAATGTACAATTTCCTATgcaaatgtaaacatgttcataTAAAAAGTCAATGTTTTACATTGATGAGTAATTTTCAATCAGGCATAACTTAATTTGTTTCTGTTATGTTGGAGTGTAAACATTCGACCATGACAGATCACATAACTGTATTTGGTGAATTAAGGGTACTATTGTGGTGGACTTTCCAGCTTATGAACTCATGCTATGTAAGTTGAGACAGTGGTACCCCAGGTCCAACATAACAGCAGTAGGTCACAACCTGTCTCAGGCAGAGGAGTAGTTCAACTCTGTGTCTCCATAGATGACGGGAGACGTAACTGcattaaggctgttttatgcttctgcgtcgaatcgacggcaTACCAacacagacccctctgcgtcgccgCGAACCCCCCTTcgccgtagctcgacgtgcacctccaaaaatgtgtaactgcGTCGAGGCAACGtagaccgcaaggactgtgattggtcaactcgtcttgtgtgttgatagtcggtgtttcaagcagcctattgtggggagtagcaacatgctagttcactgacacaagctttgcaaataaactcagacatattttggttacaatgacagggttatccgtttgtaaagcGTCTCTATGTCAGTaatgttttgaaattagcacttcgccagcaagcagtactttgtgggcagttgtgctaaagtttgcttgctaacataacataaactggctggcagacacctcaaaccaaataacctcagacttatctccccctagcgttatggcggtgaaatgcaccgcgatgcaaagcaacccagacgcagaactccgaaagggtcacgacgccgtagGAGCGACAGCGTAGCTACGGTGTGGaattgacgcagaagcataaaacagcctttacgATAAGACAGTGCTGCCTCAAAGGATAGGATGTAATGCAGTTTGGTCCAGCTGACATTGTTTTCACTCTGTAGGTGTTTGGGTTCATGATTTAGGTAAGCATATGTGTTTACGCCAccgcaatatctttgtttacattgaaggttcagctaaacttaacacctccagcatgagtttaaccttcatacaccttcaggaagagAGGAACTTTAGAAGTTGGGATGGCACTACACTGTACTGTTTAATTCCTAAATTCCCCTCGAACGAAATTTCGTTAAATGCTTCTGTGATGAGTTgtatgagttgtgctgctcctgagaaTTTCCATAACAACTATAATGATGTGTTTTCAGCTGTTTGTAtacatgtataatatatattataagagAAATATAGAAGTCGTCTGATGTGTTGATCTCCGTGTGACTGCAGGCTGCCTTTTCAACAAGATGTGGAATATGGAAACTCCACGTCCCATCTAGGAGACTGTGATGGTAGGTTGCAGCACTATGACATGGATGCTTCTGGCTGTGTACAGCAGACTGAAGGCAGGCTCCGCCTAGTGGTGCAGTCCCTCATTACACCTGTCTACATGTCACTGAACATTttgttctgaaaaaaaaaaaaaaacctgactcTACCAAGTGAGAGAATATTTGGGAATGAATTTCTGAAATTTagcacattgtaatttaatTACAGGTATAATGTAATTTTGCTCCCCTGCTCAGCAAGATCCACTCAACCTTGATATTAGCAACTAAGTGTTTTGGTGTCTTTTATTCACAGCTGAATCAGGTGGGAGTCAAACTGGGATTTTAGTTTCAACCTCGCTGCCTACAGGTCCAAACTGAGCTCCCAGTTTAATTGGAGAGGATGTGAGAGGAGTAACTGCTGGTAGACAATACAACTAGACTGCCGAACGGGAAATGCAACATCCTCCCGGTCACGAGGCTTTGTTCTCTCAAAGCTGAACATCTGAGAGAGGAATGACCGAGGGTAGCGTAAGCTGGAAATACCATAAAATACTGATGTCCCTTCTGTTAAGAGGCTCAGATGTCACTGCAGCAGCACCAGAGAGGGCCTCTTTTGAACCTTGCTCTGAAATTCattgaaaaccaaaaaaaaacagtaatttccTCTCCAGCAGGTTCTTTCTAAACTGTTCCGCCTGTTTTAGGCCAATTTCAAAGTCATACAAATCCCCTTAGTTAGATCTGAATTGCCAAACAGAAAAAGAGTACATAGCACATTCCAAGCCCTCATCACATCCTTTTGTTTTAAACTGCTATATGGGCTTCTAGTGGTTATCCTGCACTTAGAAACCGATCGCACTAGAAGTCAGTGATGCCAGGCTGCAGACCTGACAGACTCTAATCCGAGCGGTGAAAGCGCAGCAGAGGCCAAGCCATGGACAGGCATGTGCTGCTGTGTCTGCAGATGGGAGTGATTAGAGCTGGGGGGAAACACTGAGGTAATGGTATGCTGCGAGGAGAGAGTCTCTGACCGGGCTGCAGGATGGAAAttgtgaggagaggagagcggAGGAAAGGAGAGTCAGCTGCTGTGGTCTGAGCTGTGCTGATGACAAGTGCAGGCTTCTCTGAACCTGGAGCCTGTGGAGCCCCAAGGCCAGACTGGAGAGAAGCTCCTTTTATAGACAACCATCGTATGCTGATGACCACCAATTATGTGTTATTGTAGTTATTGATTTATTGTTAAACTTTATATCTTGGGAGGGGAAAAGCACTAAGCCAAAGTAGTTGAATAGCACTATatgtagtaataataatgataatttaaAACTGTGCCCCGTGGACACACATTGAGAGAGGATGTCCATTGTACTGTTCTACTAAATGTCATCTTCATAATTGTATCTCTTAATCTTCAGGAATTCTGCAGCAGAGTTTGCTGATTGAACCGGAGAGCTTGGTCTCCCTCAACCTGCTCGTGGCGTCTGCAGTCTCTGCGTTCACCATCGGGGCGGCGCTCTCCGGCCTCGCCGTCTGCTGGATCATGGCCCACAAGCCCACCAACCGTCGCCACGGCAACACCTCCCAGTCTTCTATCCAGCGGCGTGAGAGAGGCCTGCTGACTAATGGCGGTGGGATGGGAGGCTCCGTGCTCAGCGTGACACGGCAGGGAGGCGGGGAGCGCCCCTGCTCTCAGGGCGGGGAAACCCTGTTTGTCATGCCCAATGGCTGGGTGAAGTCAGGAGAGCTGGACCCGGGTTTCCTGCCAACCCCGGAGCACACGCCCCAGCAGAAACGCAGAGGCCTACGCCTGTCTGACTCCAACTCTGGAGGGTGGGACACAAGCCAGACGTACCTGGGGGGAGGCTCCGTGGGTCTGGGTTCACCCTGCCGCATTCCCCCCTCCGTCTACCTGACCACCAGACTCTTTCAGCAGGGGGGAGGCGGGAGACACAGTGGTGAGAGCCGGGGGAACGACACGCCACGCCAGCACTATGTCTGCCTAAGCAAGCAAGAAAAAGCAGTGAAGGGGACGCCCAAAGCTCCTCTCAGGAAGTCTGCAGGAGAATATGTATACCCCATGACCCCCCAGGACTCGCCTGAGCGTCGGAGGGTGGTCTCAGCACCCAGCGCCCCCATGGAGTATGGCGAGCCGCTGCCTTTGCGCTGGCCAGCCCCGGAAGGGTACATCCTCAGCAGCCATGGCATGGTCCCCGTCCCCATGCCTCAACCCTCCATGCCGGCTCCCAGTGGCCAGGCTTACGTGTCCCAGCAACACCCCGCCGGGCTGAGCAGGGCTCTGCTGAGAGGAGCCCTGGAGCGAGGGGAGCTGGGCGAGCTGGTGGATCTCTGCCAGCTGATGAGTAAGAAGAACTGCAGTGATAGGACTCAGGCTGGCCAGTGACTCTTGAGGAAATGAAGTAGACGGGAGCGTTTCCATGTCCAGAGCTCTCTGTTTAATTTACACagatctctcttttctctttcctcctcATTCTgtcctctcccttctcttctcttttcccTACGTCTTTATTTGTCATTCAGCCCCTCTGATCTCCTCTATCAGTCTCTTAGGCAAACTCCCCATGATGAGTCTCTCTTTATGACCGGCTGCTGGGTCTGCCACTCATATCCTGGCTCACACTAATTGGTCAGATGGACTGAGGTTGTTGCTGTGTCTGCATTGCAGAGTTGCCTCTCTCTCCTGCTACTCAACAGTgggaagagggaggagagaagatGGTGGGAAAGAATGGGGGCCAGAGATGACGGAGACAAAGATGGACATGGCACTTAGAGACTGCCTTCTCTGTGCAGATTAACTGGGACTGCAGAGCCAGTCAAATACTGCTACATGAGTGGGATGCCTTTTCCCTCTCGGATACCATTAACAAGACTGCCACCCATCTGTTCTCCACTATATCACCTGTTGGTCTGATTGCCAACTAGGTAGGCAAATTCCGAACATCGTAAAAGTATCAGACAAAAAAATCTGGAGTCATTCTGACTGTAAACACAAATCTAATGGATGATGAGGAAACACAAAATccttctctctgtttctttttctttctcctcttcactgcacacatacagtcaGTGCATACATGTTTTTGTACAGGTGACGGAGGGTATGTAGTATTCTATGTGTACGAGGAGCACGACGTGTGTGCCAAATGCCTCTAACCTGTCTCGCAGGGATATGGGACCATAACTCACTTCTTTGGAGAGCAGAGGGCAGTACTGAAATGTCAGCACTATTTCTGCCAACCGCATGCTCTCTGTAATGACGGCATCTCAGCCGTCCATCGCTCTATTCCTTTGCCTCCTTACACTCCATGTACTCTTTAATGACCAATAATTCCATGAGGACGTCTGGGGAGATTGCACCTGAACACTGGACTGAATTGTATCAGATCGAGacagaaaggaagagagagaggtgtttTAAAGGATTTAAAGTAAAGGCACTGCAATATATGAACACCTTGTCCTTCACTGTCACCTTTGGGAGTTTttcaaacgcacacacacacacacacacacacacacacacacattcattaatGCTGAATTATAAAACACAGTCCGGTTTTATTGGGCCAAATTTCCCCTTAAGCCCACAGTGTTTCAAGGTCCCACAGACGTGATACAGAACAAAGTGACAGTTACAGTGGTGATGATTGAAACCTCTGGCCTAACTCAAAGCCAATGGGGGTAATGGAAATGTTCCCAGCAGGAAAATGGGACTATATATTCCGTCCATCAAAGTGTCCAGTGCCATGAAATGGTGAGTGTTTAGATCAACACATGTTGTGAGCGCGTTAGCGAAGGAGAtggaagtcataaaaaaggtgAAAAGATAAGAAGACTGAAACAAAGTGAGTGCAACTTGATGAAACAAACTTGTTATTATAACTGACCAGTTGACTTGATTTTCACGCGAGCAGTCCCAGTCAGTCGCAAGCAAATGAACGCTGGTTTGTGCTGACCTTGTAGTGAGCAGCAATATATGGTTTATCTGTACATAGTAATCTTTCATTTAGATAAAAATTATAATGTAAGACAAACAGTAACtccaaaaaaaatgacatccGGCACTAGCttgcaaacaaaaacatttatcatGTCAGTATAGCTATTAATGTATGAAAATCTGTTTTCATATAGTCTCATATCAACCTGCTTCAAGAGTGAAACCACGAAGACGCCGAGAACTACcagtgtcttttcttttttacatctgTGTGCCAAAACCATGAATGATTTACTGATGCCTGATTactgaagcaaaaaaaaacccGGAGGAAACTTGTTTTAAAGTGCCATGAAGACCATTTCATTCTTGTCAGCAGTGCACCTCATGAACTATGGGGTTGGAGAACTCACGAATTGCAGTAAACTTGTGAAATGTATGCCTTTGGCCTTCACATGCTGAATGttatatcttattttttttatttagatgtCAGCTTGTGTTGTTGAAATCGTTTGTTTCAGCTccccctgtctgtgtgtccagATGCTACTGACACTGAGTGCTACCAGCAGTGTTTCAGGGTCTGCTTATGAACTACTTTCATGTCACacttatatactgtaaatatgtaagAATGAATACAGACACTTTGTCATGCCTTTTATGATTATAACGTAATGTATTCACTGATGCCATGAAATGTGTTTATTCCAGAATAGCCAATATGTAATAATATAAAGTAGTTCATAAGCGAACCTTGAAATGGATTGAAATGCTGCGAGGGAACACTGTGTATCTCATTTTGTGTCATATCTGTCCTGATTCTGGACTTGTTCTGTAGTCTAGTGATTGTCTGTCATCGCCAACCAACTGCCATACTGGGGGATCTTGAAAACTTGTGTGAATGAATGTACTCgttgcttttttgtttataGTCATTATACTGTGCAGTAATAAGGAAAAGCACAAAaaacttttctctttttgttttgcataATGAAAAGGGAGCTGTTCTGTATTATTTGTGAATAGTGTAAATAATCATCCTGAAGGTATAGTGTATCAGTTGTGGGGGGCTCGTTCATGCTCTTCTGAGACAGGACTGTGTTTGAagtgtggggttttttttgtttttttttgttcttcggTGAGAATGCTGTGAATAagatgtatgtacagtatttacgTGACTTTGGCTGACTGCTGAGCTCAGCTGTTTCCTGTTATTAGAGTAGAGTCGCAGGCCTGATCTCAGCCAGAACTGAGCCTTCTCATTTGACTGATGCCtgctgagttgtttttttttgcagctgcTAAGATACAGCTGTTATAATAACCATTGATCTTTGGAGTACTGCTATTAAATGGCATTATATAATTGACTGCTAATGTTGTTGAGTGTGGATCTGAATGCACTCATTGAAATAAATGCATCTCATTATACGCGTGCCCACGTATACACACATCTATAAATGCAATTCTATTACTTCACAGCAGTCTCAAGTAATGTGTATGTCACAATTGCAGTTTATTTCCCATAAATTAGACTTGTTTGTCATCAGATTGGCAATTTCAAACTTCACAACAGCCAAAGCTCCAGAGCAGACAGGCAATGAAATCTTTTTTCAAGCATTTACTTTTCTCGTCACAAGAGGGAGCCGGGCACTGGATTTCATTTATCTGGCCTCTGTGAGGGAGGGGAAAGGCTTGAACTCCCATTGGTGCCTGTGCATTGACTGGACACGGTCTGTCTGTTCTGCTGAGCTAGACACagactgtagttttttttttagtagagAGGTCTGGTGCAGAGATGAGAATACCCCTTGTTATCTGCTTTGATATAATGCTTTGAACATTACACAGAGAGCAGTAAAGTCAACAAAAGATTGAGTAAGTTACTTAACAAGTatttatattccaaaacacacacacacacacacacacacacacacacacacacacacacacatatctagcAAGCAGCTGAAGAGTTTATAAAACAACTTGATGATTGAGGCCAAACCAGATGTAACTGATTAAGTTACATTTTGTTCTGCCACCGTACATACTGATATACGTAGTTAACAATACTTAAATAAATACTTATATTCAACAAATCATTTGTACAATTAATCAATTGGGAACCGTTGATTCAAAGATGAAAAGTTCATTTTTACATAGCCTACATTTCATTAGAAGAAATCATAAAATATGTCAAATTACAATCAGTCAGATAATGCTGCAAATTTAAAGGGGTACTCCAGCGTTTTTGTATTGCATTTCCAAAAAGTTAGGGGACTCGCAAGAGACAgaataatataaaaacaaaaggtcaaaaacaaaacagcagggGAGTCCTGCTCCATCCTAAaaattcccataatgcaacatcTTTTATACTGCACACCTCCAGTTTGTTATGTGGGTTCATATCAGAGATGTTAAGTCTCAAGCCCAAATCAAGActaccctgatgacatcatcaggggtGTTGTTCCTTCAGAGGCACATTTATACAAGCCTAGAAGTACTCTTCCTTGATGTGTAAGATCGGTGGAGAACCCCTTTAACAATATCATTTGTTTAATATTGTGCAGTCTAAAATAAGTATACATACATGCTTGTACTcccttttacttaaataaataaaaccgtTTCAATAGAAAATAATAGCTGATGGAATCAAAACAGCAGTTTGTGGAGGCAATCCATTCAGCCACAAGTAGATACGCGTGTGCAGGTAAGTATTCACACTGCCAGTTGTCAGATACATTTTCAAAGTAGTTGACAATAAAGGCAATATGGATCGGTGTGTAgcagacaatgaacacaatcatGTTCGCTGTTACCATGCCAATGgtgcttttcttttcctctgacTTGTCGCCCTCCTTTAACAGAATACAGATGATGCGACTGGAGCAGAAGACAATGATCAACAGTGGAGTGAGGAAGCCTATACACACCAGAATGGCAATGAACTTCGGATTAAGTTGGATATTTTTACATCTTTCATAACATTTCCAGAGCTTGTCAGGGTAATTTTCCTTTCGGAATATAGCACATATTGTCACAAGAAGTCCCCAAAAGAGCAAACACACAGCACAAGCtgtctctttcttctttctccaGGATCTGGCCTGCAGCGGGAACCTTATGACCAGGTAGCGCTGGACACTGATGGCCGTGGTGGTCATAATGCTGGCATACATGTTGATGTAATGTAGGAAAATGAGGAAAGTACACAATGGAGTTGGGTGCAGGCAGTAGAAGGCATCGTAGATCCTTAAGGGTATGAAGAGGATGAGGGCAGTATCAGCTATAACCAGGTTGAGCATGTAGATGTGCGTGTCTGTCCAGGGGTCCCGTTTGGCAATGAAGGCATGCAGAgcagcagcattgacaaggAAACCCAGGAGAAACACGGGACTGTACGCCAAACCCTGAAGAGTGTCCCCTTTGTCCCAACAATTGGTGGTGCTGTTGGTGGTGCTGTTGCACATACTTATCTGTAAGAAGTGTCCATGTCAGAGTAAAAAATAATACTATGTTAGTTTAGAGAAGAAGTAAATATGCAACGCAAAAGAAACACATGAATATTCTGTTATTGGTTATTAGATATAGCTTACAGGTTCTCACTTTtttaaaggataggttcacattttttcaagtcagtcctaaatattttatttatttatatatattttatttttgtaattccACATATTCTttttccttgtcaaaacctaGTGCCTACATTACCTACAATGCAATGCTGACAGAGACTCTGGTGTGTCATGCTAgtagcggctaatgtagcctcaaGCTGCTAGCCCCAAACAGAGATTAGGAgcggctacagaggtctggtaagcaCTTTTTTCAAACTACACACCCCcagatttcctttcattttcaaacttcaACCTCAACCGACaatgactcaagtgactcactTGAGGCAAAATTAGTGTGAGAAATTTGAGGGTATTAGCTTTGACTAAAGTTTAGAATGCATTTTGGACTTTGTCTCCCATCTCTTACATGTGGAATCCTAATAGGAAAAGGATCTCTTCATGGCCAGTATGGACAAGTTGATGATTACAGCAACCAAAAACGGTTTCAGTATACACATGAGCATGTGAGACTTGAAAAAATGTGAAGCTTTCCTTTAGTTTTGTATGACATGTTCAACAGTTCACTGTGTAGTTGTGTAATGTACCACTTACTGTAAATTACCACATGCAACACTGTATTAGAATGTTATCATACCAGGAAATGGTTACTCATCATCTGATAATTACTttcttttagataaaaaagCTTTTTCTTACCAAATAAAGAACTTACTGACTCTGCCTATTCAACTCATCATTT
This Sander lucioperca isolate FBNREF2018 chromosome 9, SLUC_FBN_1.2, whole genome shotgun sequence DNA region includes the following protein-coding sequences:
- the LOC116037328 gene encoding G-protein coupled receptor 35-like, with amino-acid sequence MTTAHLISMCNSTTNSTTNCWDKGDTLQGLAYSPVFLLGFLVNAAALHAFIAKRDPWTDTHIYMLNLVIADTALILFIPLRIYDAFYCLHPTPLCTFLIFLHYINMYASIMTTTAISVQRYLVIRFPLQARSWRKKKETACAVCLLFWGLLVTICAIFRKENYPDKLWKCYERCKNIQLNPKFIAILVCIGFLTPLLIIVFCSSRIICILLKEGDKSEEKKSTIGMVTANMIVFIVCYTPIHIAFIVNYFENVSDNWQCEYLPAHAYLLVAEWIASTNCCFDSISYYFLLKRFYLFK